The Candidatus Cloacimonas sp. genome includes a region encoding these proteins:
- a CDS encoding FecR family protein produces the protein MKKLFLFAIILILAVNLLALDSVAIISASKGKVDLHRATKVIKHKTGDMLQNNDEIRTGGESFAAFKYIDGSSTVKIFSHSVVKVLASTSNNKLAKIVKLNKGSVFSQIKSDTGPFAVQTPTTVASVKGTGFLAEFDEHKQTKFIVTEGELELKILDKTETQSVAAGNTAIIQADGTCEIRPVSAVELEELKQVEQQSLQEKENKKMRIPVVDPNGQTRYIEITW, from the coding sequence ATGAAAAAGCTATTTCTTTTCGCTATAATCCTCATTCTGGCTGTCAATTTGCTGGCACTGGATTCGGTAGCAATTATTTCCGCTTCCAAGGGAAAAGTGGATTTACACAGAGCTACTAAAGTAATTAAACATAAAACCGGCGATATGTTGCAAAACAACGATGAAATACGCACCGGAGGAGAATCCTTCGCTGCCTTTAAATATATAGATGGTTCTTCCACGGTAAAAATCTTTTCCCATTCCGTAGTGAAGGTTCTCGCTTCCACCAGCAATAATAAACTGGCTAAAATAGTTAAACTGAACAAAGGTAGTGTCTTTTCCCAAATAAAAAGTGATACAGGACCTTTTGCTGTGCAAACACCAACTACTGTTGCCTCCGTTAAAGGAACCGGTTTTCTGGCAGAATTTGATGAGCATAAACAAACCAAATTCATCGTTACCGAAGGAGAACTGGAATTAAAGATTTTGGATAAAACGGAAACTCAATCCGTTGCCGCAGGAAATACTGCTATCATTCAAGCAGATGGAACTTGTGAAATAAGACCTGTTTCAGCAGTAGAATTAGAGGAACTGAAACAGGTAGAACAGCAATCCCTGCAGGAAAAAGAAAACAAGAAAATGCGCATCCCGGTTGTTGATCCCAACGGACAAACCAGGTATATTGAAATAACCTGGTAG
- a CDS encoding adenylate/guanylate cyclase domain-containing protein, with translation MPLKKVLFYLLIILLIVKIIFAIPFFKNIESKAQDLLFCLRGKLPVSDKIVIIGIDDDSFSALNETWPFPRSYHSKLIENLNQAGARQIVFDVEFTEKGFPESDYQLAETAAKYQNVIFAGKILPAKHPGEPTQMIPPIKAITDFNLPWGIVNMEADADGFIRKYTLFEQFDKTKLYSIGIASLANYRVYQDTWAEHIKVNGKALHLTDKSIPLADRNKAIINFRGPAGTYPAFSYASILDDSTFTMPGYQGAEIDEFYEIRDSGVLKDKIVLVGATIDELHDKFPTPYGGEWTSGVEIQANFLDMVLTGNYLKKMNPWLFLLIEIILLLGLWLLFKVLKPQFSALALIGLLIILFIINLLLFNKAGIICPIAQTVILLILIYVASILNHYWVTMKEKRFIRNAFQQYLAPELVSQLLANPKSLKFGGSLQEITVLFSDIRSFTTYSEKHSPEETVNILHEYLTEMVKIIINNHGILDKFVGDEVMALYGTPVALPNHSFDACKTALQMRTRLSQLQEKWQSEGIEPFDIGIGINTGMAVVGNLGSEQIFDYTAIGDTINLGARLEGLNKEYNTFNHIIISEFTYEKVQDLVNANYLDEVKVKGKNIAVKIYELVSLK, from the coding sequence ATGCCATTAAAAAAAGTCCTCTTCTATCTGTTAATTATATTGCTGATAGTAAAAATCATCTTTGCTATCCCCTTCTTTAAGAACATTGAATCTAAAGCCCAGGATTTGCTTTTCTGCCTGCGAGGCAAATTGCCTGTTTCCGATAAAATAGTTATTATTGGAATTGATGATGACAGCTTTAGTGCCTTAAATGAAACCTGGCCCTTTCCCCGTTCTTATCATTCCAAGTTAATTGAGAACTTGAACCAGGCGGGAGCAAGGCAAATAGTTTTTGATGTGGAATTTACCGAAAAAGGTTTTCCCGAAAGTGATTATCAGTTAGCAGAAACGGCAGCTAAATATCAAAATGTAATTTTTGCCGGTAAGATTTTACCTGCCAAACATCCCGGAGAACCAACTCAGATGATTCCTCCAATTAAAGCTATAACCGATTTCAATCTGCCTTGGGGAATTGTGAATATGGAAGCTGATGCTGATGGCTTTATTCGTAAATACACTCTATTTGAGCAATTTGATAAAACAAAACTCTACAGCATCGGCATTGCTTCGCTGGCAAACTATAGGGTCTATCAAGATACTTGGGCTGAGCATATTAAAGTGAACGGCAAAGCATTGCATTTAACTGATAAAAGCATTCCCCTTGCGGATAGAAACAAAGCAATCATCAATTTCAGAGGTCCTGCGGGAACTTATCCTGCTTTTTCTTATGCCAGCATTTTGGATGATTCCACTTTTACTATGCCTGGTTATCAGGGTGCGGAAATAGATGAATTCTACGAAATCAGAGATAGTGGCGTTTTAAAAGATAAAATAGTTCTGGTGGGAGCAACTATTGATGAATTACACGATAAATTTCCTACTCCTTACGGTGGCGAATGGACTTCTGGAGTGGAAATTCAAGCTAACTTTCTGGATATGGTTCTAACCGGAAATTACTTGAAAAAAATGAATCCCTGGCTGTTTTTGCTGATAGAAATTATTCTGCTGCTTGGGCTTTGGTTACTTTTTAAAGTGTTAAAGCCCCAGTTTTCTGCCTTGGCTCTAATCGGACTGCTGATTATTTTATTTATTATCAATCTCTTGCTATTTAACAAAGCCGGTATTATTTGTCCCATAGCGCAAACGGTTATTCTGTTAATTCTTATCTATGTTGCCAGCATTTTAAATCACTATTGGGTAACGATGAAAGAAAAACGCTTTATCCGAAATGCGTTTCAGCAATATCTTGCCCCGGAACTGGTCAGTCAGCTTCTTGCCAATCCTAAAAGTTTAAAATTCGGTGGTTCTTTACAGGAAATAACTGTTCTGTTTTCTGATATCCGCAGTTTTACTACCTATTCCGAAAAACATTCTCCGGAAGAAACAGTAAATATCCTCCATGAATACCTTACGGAAATGGTTAAAATAATAATCAATAATCACGGTATTCTGGATAAATTCGTAGGTGACGAAGTTATGGCTCTTTATGGAACCCCGGTTGCTCTACCCAATCATTCTTTTGATGCCTGTAAAACAGCTTTGCAAATGCGCACCCGCCTCTCTCAATTACAGGAAAAATGGCAAAGCGAAGGCATTGAACCATTTGATATAGGTATCGGAATTAATACCGGAATGGCTGTTGTAGGAAATTTGGGTAGCGAACAAATCTTTGATTACACGGCTATTGGCGATACAATTAATTTGGGAGCACGGCTGGAAGGACTGAATAAAGAATATAATACCTTCAATCATATAATCATCAGTGAGTTCACCTATGAAAAAGTTCAAGACCTGGTCAATGCCAACTACCTGGATGAAGTGAAGGTTAAAGGAAAAAACATTGCAGTTAAAATATACGAACTGGTTAGTTTGAAGTGA
- a CDS encoding RloB family protein, with product MTQNRGKHSRPFRPVILVYCEGETEKEYLTCLKKDRYKNLGIRIEPKLSNNNFKEIFQQIEQQLSKRKEPNYLYIFYVLDLDVIYNNYQTTEYNERKKKVESMAKAKERLTIIESKPCIEFWFLLHFKNTDKCFTSFDEVKNELCKAYPDYCKSQKYIAGLYIKLQGGLETAIQNSQRICSKPRINNEDYSYTEMHNLILFLDDLQKGIS from the coding sequence ATGACACAGAATAGAGGTAAACACTCCAGACCTTTCAGACCTGTAATATTAGTTTATTGTGAAGGCGAAACAGAAAAAGAATATTTAACTTGCCTTAAAAAAGATAGATATAAGAACTTAGGCATTAGGATAGAACCAAAGCTAAGTAATAATAATTTTAAGGAAATATTCCAGCAAATAGAACAACAACTCTCTAAACGCAAGGAACCAAATTACTTATATATCTTTTATGTTTTAGACCTGGATGTTATCTATAACAATTACCAAACAACTGAATACAATGAGAGAAAGAAAAAAGTGGAATCTATGGCTAAAGCAAAAGAAAGATTAACAATAATTGAATCCAAGCCCTGTATAGAGTTTTGGTTTCTTTTACACTTTAAAAATACCGATAAATGCTTTACTTCTTTTGATGAAGTTAAAAATGAACTATGCAAAGCATATCCTGATTACTGTAAAAGTCAGAAATATATTGCCGGTCTCTATATAAAATTGCAAGGTGGTCTGGAAACAGCCATCCAAAACTCCCAAAGAATATGCTCCAAACCCAGAATAAACAATGAAGATTATTCTTATACTGAAATGCATAATTTGATACTGTTTCTGGATGATTTACAGAAAGGAATTTCATAA
- a CDS encoding ATP-binding protein, with protein MIITFSVQNFLSIRDKVTLDFRATSDKTLEEYYVVSVEKPKRRILRAAMIYGANASGKTNLLMALDFLQQFISDTSTNKEIPIPIVPFAMDEDKPSIFEVEFLQKGIVYSYYLELNEKCIIQENLSYFPQGRRSTVFSRNLIDKNEFKYQYSWKNASVDKKQQDALELTVQNQSILSKIATMQYSGVLQEARNWFTGTMNPILDYTTDLLNFNYLTYLDSSEQKKKYKPLYLELLKRADFWIEDFNMEKKIISLGDLPPSLRAEIEEKHKEREGNKQIGELYRLKKEFTHKTPSGTFVLNYNLESAGTQSFFGLIGILFELIYKNRIVPIDEIESSLHIDLIIHFITTFLRNKGGGQLIFTSQNTAILKEKDILRRDAIWITDRKEDGSTSLTSVSDYPVRKEHSIESIYRKGLIGGLPNLGSTLLEDENDTE; from the coding sequence ATGATTATCACCTTCAGTGTCCAAAACTTCCTTTCCATCAGGGATAAAGTAACTTTGGATTTTCGTGCCACCAGTGATAAAACCCTGGAGGAATATTATGTAGTTTCAGTTGAAAAACCAAAGCGAAGAATCTTAAGAGCGGCTATGATTTATGGAGCAAATGCTTCCGGAAAAACTAATCTACTTATGGCTTTGGATTTTTTACAACAATTTATAAGTGATACATCTACTAATAAAGAAATTCCAATTCCTATAGTTCCGTTTGCAATGGATGAAGATAAGCCCTCAATTTTTGAGGTTGAATTTCTGCAAAAGGGGATTGTTTATAGCTACTATCTGGAATTAAACGAAAAATGTATCATCCAGGAAAATCTAAGCTATTTTCCCCAAGGAAGAAGGTCAACTGTCTTCTCGCGCAACCTTATAGATAAGAATGAATTCAAGTATCAATATAGCTGGAAGAATGCCTCTGTTGATAAGAAACAACAAGATGCTTTGGAATTAACTGTCCAAAACCAGTCCATTCTTTCAAAAATAGCCACAATGCAATATTCTGGGGTTCTTCAGGAAGCAAGGAATTGGTTTACTGGAACTATGAATCCTATTTTGGATTATACAACCGATCTTTTGAACTTCAATTATCTTACTTATTTAGACAGTTCGGAACAGAAAAAAAAATATAAACCTCTATATTTAGAACTCTTGAAGAGGGCTGATTTCTGGATAGAAGATTTTAATATGGAAAAAAAGATAATATCGTTAGGAGATTTACCACCAAGTTTAAGAGCAGAAATAGAAGAAAAACATAAAGAAAGAGAAGGAAATAAACAGATAGGTGAATTATATCGTCTTAAAAAAGAATTTACCCATAAAACCCCTTCAGGAACTTTTGTTCTAAATTATAATCTGGAATCAGCCGGAACTCAGAGTTTTTTTGGCTTGATTGGAATTCTATTTGAGCTAATATATAAAAACCGGATAGTTCCTATAGATGAAATTGAGAGTTCTTTGCATATTGATCTTATCATTCATTTCATCACTACTTTTTTAAGAAATAAAGGTGGGGGACAATTAATATTCACCTCTCAAAATACGGCTATCTTAAAAGAAAAAGATATCCTACGCAGAGATGCTATCTGGATTACTGATAGAAAAGAAGATGGAAGCACTTCTCTAACCAGCGTTTCTGATTATCCTGTGCGCAAAGAACATTCCATAGAAAGTATTTACAGAAAAGGATTGATAGGCGGTTTACCAAATTTGGGAAGCACTCTCTTGGAGGATGAAAATGACACAGAATAG
- a CDS encoding zinc-binding dehydrogenase, with product MKSNGCRYGTHRVIEPLGVLPQPAKILNNDMSEIWDNEMLVDVIRLNIDSASFHQIKNKLIAQGHKDMEKAFAEHAIDLTNRTGKHKNEDTGSGGMFIGRVAAIGDKFEMKEEVKVGDKIASLVSLSLTPLKINKVKKVLLDKDQMEIEGQAILFSSGVYAKLPDDLDENLALSVLDVAGAPAQVERLVKPDDTVVIIGANGKSGILCNAVAKERAGVCGKVIGVVRNENYISTCKTTGCDEVIIAAATDAITIEKEVSRLTNGKMADVVINVVNTRDTELPSIMAAKERGLVYFFSMATSFTKAALGAEGIGADVDMMIGNGYAHHHSEIALDLLRHNPVLMQIFKERYTD from the coding sequence ATGAAAAGTAATGGATGCAGATATGGAACGCACAGGGTAATTGAGCCCTTAGGTGTTTTGCCCCAGCCGGCAAAAATTCTGAATAATGATATGAGCGAAATTTGGGACAACGAAATGCTGGTTGATGTTATTCGTTTGAATATAGATTCCGCTTCCTTTCATCAGATAAAAAACAAGCTTATTGCCCAAGGGCATAAAGATATGGAAAAAGCATTCGCCGAACATGCCATTGACCTTACCAACAGAACCGGCAAGCATAAAAATGAAGATACCGGTTCCGGAGGAATGTTCATCGGCAGAGTTGCCGCTATTGGTGATAAATTTGAAATGAAAGAAGAAGTGAAAGTAGGGGATAAAATTGCTTCTCTGGTTTCGCTATCGCTAACTCCTCTCAAAATAAATAAAGTGAAAAAAGTGCTGTTAGACAAGGATCAAATGGAAATTGAAGGGCAGGCAATTCTTTTCAGCAGCGGCGTTTATGCCAAGTTACCGGATGATCTGGATGAAAATTTGGCGCTTTCCGTTTTGGATGTTGCCGGGGCTCCTGCACAAGTGGAAAGATTAGTAAAACCGGATGATACCGTAGTTATTATTGGCGCTAACGGTAAAAGCGGAATTTTATGCAATGCTGTAGCCAAAGAAAGGGCTGGAGTTTGCGGAAAAGTGATTGGCGTTGTTCGCAATGAAAACTATATTTCCACTTGCAAAACAACGGGTTGTGATGAAGTAATCATTGCTGCAGCAACTGATGCCATCACAATAGAAAAAGAGGTCTCCCGGCTTACTAACGGCAAAATGGCGGATGTAGTTATCAATGTAGTAAATACCAGAGATACGGAACTGCCGAGTATTATGGCAGCCAAAGAAAGGGGTTTGGTCTATTTCTTTTCTATGGCAACTTCTTTTACAAAAGCAGCTTTGGGTGCAGAAGGCATTGGTGCCGATGTAGATATGATGATTGGTAATGGTTATGCTCATCATCATTCAGAAATTGCTTTGGATTTATTACGCCACAATCCTGTTTTAATGCAGATTTTTAAAGAACGCTATACGGATTAA
- the ablA gene encoding lysine 2,3-aminomutase has translation MSKIIDIKSIATPEQWNDWHWQIQNRITTYEELTKYIALQPEEEAVFKDKAFSFRMAITPHYLSLIDHNNPYDPIRLQAIPRIAESHISASDMADPLSEDADAPVPGMTHRYPDRVLLLLTDQCAMYCRHCTRRRKAGEYDAPMPDENVEKALEYIKEHKEVRDVILSGGDPLTLSDERLDDLLNKLSQIDHIEIVRLGTRTPVVLPQRFTNSLLTILKKYKFVWLNTHFNHPNELCEDSCQALSKIAETGIPMGNQSVLLKGVNDNVDVMKALVHKLVKNRVRPYYIYQCDLSEGISHFRTPIAKGIEIIESLRGHTSGLCVPTYVVDAPGGGGKIPVMPNYVISQMPGRVILRNYEGFITAYTEPEFEKQDENNYRSLCAEEYKSTEGIMALLRGKKVAIGPAETKRNHRRKQ, from the coding sequence ATGAGCAAGATTATTGACATTAAAAGCATTGCCACTCCTGAACAATGGAATGACTGGCATTGGCAAATTCAAAATCGGATAACTACTTATGAAGAGCTTACCAAATACATTGCCCTGCAGCCCGAAGAAGAAGCTGTCTTTAAGGATAAGGCATTTTCTTTTCGGATGGCGATTACTCCTCATTATCTTTCGTTAATTGATCACAATAATCCTTATGATCCAATTCGTTTACAGGCAATTCCGCGGATTGCAGAAAGCCATATTTCAGCATCCGATATGGCAGATCCTTTAAGTGAAGATGCCGATGCTCCTGTTCCTGGAATGACACATCGCTATCCTGATCGGGTTTTGCTGCTGCTAACTGATCAATGTGCAATGTATTGCAGGCATTGTACCCGCCGTAGAAAAGCTGGTGAATATGATGCCCCGATGCCTGATGAAAATGTAGAAAAAGCACTGGAATATATTAAAGAACATAAAGAAGTGCGCGATGTAATCTTAAGTGGAGGCGATCCTCTCACTTTAAGCGACGAGCGTTTGGATGATTTATTAAATAAATTGAGCCAGATTGACCATATAGAAATAGTGCGGTTAGGAACAAGAACTCCGGTTGTTTTACCTCAACGCTTTACTAATTCTCTTTTAACTATTTTGAAGAAATACAAATTTGTCTGGTTAAACACGCATTTTAATCATCCCAATGAACTTTGTGAGGACTCCTGCCAAGCCCTTAGCAAAATTGCTGAAACCGGTATTCCGATGGGCAATCAATCTGTTTTGCTGAAAGGTGTAAACGATAATGTGGATGTAATGAAAGCCCTGGTGCATAAACTGGTGAAAAATAGAGTTCGTCCTTACTATATCTATCAGTGCGATCTTTCTGAAGGCATCAGTCATTTCCGCACTCCGATAGCCAAAGGAATTGAAATAATAGAAAGTTTGCGAGGGCATACTTCCGGATTATGTGTTCCTACCTATGTTGTAGATGCTCCCGGGGGTGGAGGTAAAATTCCTGTTATGCCGAATTATGTAATTTCTCAGATGCCGGGAAGAGTTATCCTGCGTAATTATGAAGGTTTTATAACAGCATACACAGAACCGGAATTTGAAAAACAGGACGAAAATAATTACCGTTCTCTTTGTGCCGAAGAATATAAATCCACAGAAGGCATAATGGCTTTGCTGCGGGGTAAAAAAGTTGCTATAGGTCCCGCAGAAACAAAGCGTAATCACCGTAGAAAACAATAA
- a CDS encoding cation diffusion facilitator family transporter, whose protein sequence is MADRDSITRVTVNLGLFSNIILSIAKTFIGIIGHSAALLADGVNSTSDVVYYIAVKIFMKQAEKPADVEHPYGHRQLESISALVVGAFILTTGIAIFWESINKVYDLISKTEIGHPLSVWTLVIAIFTFCLKIFLYTYTKRNIPKTNNPTLKALADDHLNDIMAAVAVFIGVLFGRLGYYWMDPAAGAIVAVYIVKTGIEIIIESSQELMDYLPDEGFCKELKDEAMIVDGVRSIEELGIHRFGPYFTVNMTITVDGDISVDKGNMISDTVEKRLLNKFSSGLRQVHIHYHPYLEKQPSPQTETDSVTKPGVIV, encoded by the coding sequence GTGGCTGATAGAGATAGTATTACTCGCGTAACCGTAAATTTGGGTTTGTTTTCCAATATCATTCTATCTATTGCTAAAACCTTCATTGGCATTATAGGACATAGCGCTGCCCTATTGGCAGATGGAGTCAATTCTACTTCCGATGTGGTCTATTACATAGCAGTTAAAATATTTATGAAACAAGCGGAAAAGCCGGCTGATGTAGAACATCCTTACGGTCACAGACAGCTGGAATCCATTTCTGCCCTCGTAGTTGGAGCTTTTATTCTTACTACCGGAATTGCCATTTTTTGGGAATCTATCAATAAGGTCTATGATTTAATTTCCAAAACCGAAATCGGACATCCTCTTTCCGTTTGGACTTTAGTAATCGCTATCTTTACCTTTTGCTTGAAAATCTTTCTATATACTTACACCAAAAGAAACATACCCAAAACTAATAATCCTACCCTTAAGGCATTGGCAGATGACCATTTGAATGATATTATGGCTGCGGTTGCTGTTTTTATTGGTGTCCTCTTTGGTCGGCTTGGTTATTATTGGATGGACCCTGCTGCCGGAGCTATAGTTGCTGTTTATATCGTGAAAACGGGCATAGAAATAATTATCGAATCCTCTCAGGAATTGATGGATTACCTTCCCGATGAAGGTTTCTGTAAAGAACTGAAAGATGAAGCTATGATTGTGGATGGAGTTCGCAGCATTGAAGAATTGGGTATTCATCGTTTTGGTCCTTACTTCACAGTGAATATGACAATTACTGTGGATGGAGATATCAGCGTGGATAAAGGAAATATGATTTCCGATACAGTAGAAAAACGCTTGCTAAATAAATTCAGTTCCGGCTTAAGACAGGTACATATTCATTACCATCCTTACCTGGAAAAACAACCCTCCCCGCAAACCGAAACGGATTCTGTTACAAAACCTGGAGTTATTGTATGA